In the genome of Mytilus edulis chromosome 14, xbMytEdul2.2, whole genome shotgun sequence, the window gGAAAAATGGAGCAAAATCAATAATATCTATGTTCATGTCAGTTTGTTTAAATTAAGGACAGGGACGGGTAAAGTTAACAATTAGTAGAAATTTGCAGATATAGATTATCATATTTGAAGTTTACATCTTTTACACTCTTTTGGATCACATGGGATCATTTTCGTTTTGCTAAGAATTTTTTATTTGCAAGGAGAAAATGCCAGTTAGCGTATCTTCGAAATAATTTAGTTTTGAATAATTTGTCAGAATTTTTTTCTACCGCAAGGCATGGAATAGATGCGAAAAGTTACCAAATATTCACACTTATTAATCGAAAAGAAACTGGCAATGTCATGGCatacacaaaaaagaaaaaaagcagtcttgaataattataaaatttactaggattataatttaatacgccagacgcgcgttttgtctatataagactcatcagtgacgctcagatcaaaatagttattaagccaaacaagtacaaagctgaaaaTCAaccacagcatagaaaactaagtcctgagcaacacgaacctcaccaaaactGAGGGTGAACTGGTGTGCTGCTCCAGTAGGGTAAGCAAATCCtcatccacatgtggcaccaatCGTCCGGTTCATGAAAGTATTTACCCAGTGATACGTTTGTTGGAACAATCTGAAAAACGAATATATCCTAACAGTCAGTCAACACGTGATAGCGTTCGTAATATTTTCGAAGGGCCGGTCTCATCTTCAACGATTTATATCTTTCGTGTATGCAGAAAACACGTCAATCAACTGATAAAAAAGGTTTTCCTATACAGGCGTTGCTGGAaatcaaatgttactttaatatAGTTGACAACACATATTTTGAACCCTAGCCACTCACCTGTGTCATGTAAtgctgtcattttaatgttatatttaacactgTCATTAAAGCGGGCGGTTTGGCATacaacaaaaccaggttcaaccaatcatgttttcttaaaatgtcctgtaccatgtcaggcaaatagccattgttacattatagtaaCTGTTCGTTTCTGTGggtttaacattttaatgttatgtttctgTTGTCTCGtagttctcctctaatatttgatgcgtttcactcggttttagtttgtaacccggatttgctctcaatcgatttatgaatttcgaacagcggtttactactgttgcttttatttacacGTTCTTTAACCTTTATACCTTGAAGCCATTTTGTAATTTGTCTGGTATGTTCTATCAACATGGTCCTCCAGGTGTTACATTATTTTAGCTGGATGAAAATCATATTTAGCACGATAATGTTAGCAATGAAAAGAAAAGTTAAATGTTGTTTAAATAAACAcaaactaacacacacagaactGGGATATTTCACTAGTGTAGTAAGATTATTTGTCTGCATTAAGGATGCACTTAAGTGATGTTTTTGAATTCGTATCAGCTGTTCGGTTTCCTTTGTTTTTTCCCTATGATACAAATAATTTGCACCATAACACTCTTTTCATATATTGCTTTAATACATGTAGCTCATACAATGTCATTTACTAAAAATGAAGcagattctagattttttttctttatgatttGACACTCAAATAGTATCAACTTGAATGCAAATATTTGGTCAAGTCTGTGTCAGCCGATTCACGCCGTATCTTAAATCTCAAGTATCTCTTTATCAATCcataatcaatatttttagcatAATTTGTTCCTAACCTAATGCTCTTTTGATttgtagtatcaattttaaattcttgattaaAAAGAAATTCAAGTAAGGacattcttaattttcttttatcATCAGTTGGttgtgagagggttagcgctataaaaacaggtttaatccaccattttctacaattgaaaatgcctgtacaaagtcaggaatatgacagttcttgtccaatcgttttgatatgttttgttaattgattttgccatgtggttaTTGACTTTTGGAAtttattttcctctaagttcagtatttttgtgattttaatttttgataggTTCAAAGTGATAGAAATAAAGCATCTGTTCAGTTgattaatcttttataaattatatatatattgataaaaaggAATATTATAATAAAACCGTTAGTATGGGAAGCATATATACAAATAATCATAATGTAAAAAAcaacttaaaactttaaatgatGAATATATGCTTATTCTTACATGTATGTTTAATTAAAGCAATcggtatttagtttaaacatattttattgttcaaaatgacaaaaggatcagacacaagttttacaacttagaaACGTCTTCTCGGAACTTATTGGTACATGCAACAGTAATAAATTAGTTTagttttaaaaaaggaaatcaGTGCCAATATTTGCAAAAAACGTTACAAAGTTTTCAAACTTGTGTCTTATTCAGTTTTATATTGAACAATGAACTATGTGTTGACTAACTGCAACAGAAAGTGGGGAAACGCACTACACATGGATATTTTgtaaatcaaaaataaagaattgtATGTAGTACTGTCATCGGTTGATCATGCAAATTCGTAAACATTAAATTCTAACCAGTTGAGAGAAAcgttattttaaatataatgtgCAAATAATAAAATTTCTAATAATTCAGTGCTTAAAATATAGATTTACATTCCTTGAAGTTTTTAATAGTATTTGTTAATGTTTAAACcaaataaaagcaaaaaaaaatcttacgaCTGTTCTAAAAGGCTCTGTTTCCTTGGCCGGCTTTGGCTCTACTTTTTGTTCCTTTTAAGATAATACTTTAGAtcttcatctttttttaaatacgcttttgattttcaaatatttgatctCGAGCAACACTGAAGAGACACTTTTTGTCAAAATGCGCATATGGTGCAGAAACATATGTaacattaatatatatgttattactatacaatatgtaaaaaaaatccctTAAATGTAAAGAGATATCATAAGTTTCATTGAGTACGTATCATAGTTTCAGAAATATTTTCAGACGAATGATTATCGTCAAATTGACAAAACAAGATTTTGTGTGCCATACAATAATTTTCCCAAATACAAAAGGGCATCAGCATACCAATGTATACCTTCTGATATAAAGCCTGTTGAGTTTAGACCAATCATAGGATAAATAAGATGCTTGTTCAGCGAATAAAATGATCTTGCTGGTAAAAATGCAAAATGAGCTAAATCATCACTGTAGATATTTGCATAACACGAAGCGAGAACTCCATCCACAATAATTTTGCCATCTTCTGTTAAAGGTGCAAAAACACCATTCCTAGTTACATGGTCGACCCTCACTACTTTTGAAAACTTTAGTGATGCATCTTTGGATGAGGAAATAcccaaaatatattgaccaactcTGATTGACTCTGCTAAGGTTGGTCTCAAAGTTATATTTGAAGGTGAATCAGCGATATAAATCAAATGTTTCTTGCTGATGTATAGCTTGTGTCTGCTCTCTGTTTCAACAATAAGGAACACTGATTGTGAATGAACACCTCGGTGAAGGAACATTATCACCTCGCTAAAATgtaattcattatttttgttcATAGACAATACTTTTTCTCCTATCGTCAAATTGTTCAATGTTATGTATCCTCTACTTTCTGTGAACACGGTTGACGTCGCACTAAAACATGACGCACCGCCGTCATCGTCGCCACCATCGTCCTCTCTAATTTTACCTACAAAATCAAAATGAATGCGTGTTAAGTTGGATCAGACCGAAAAACAGAAGATTTCTCCCTCAAACTACATGTACACCGATTATATCTTTGATTGTTCTGGTGGTTTTTACTTAATTGAATACCACGACATCTTACCACAAAAAAAGGTTAAATGGGTAAAGTTTGTTAAATAaggtttttatttattcaatttattttttacgaACTAGAAGATGTTAGAACAACTGGGGATACGTTGAAGCAAagagttttttaaattttactggtAGTCTGTCGATTAAGCACGCGTGGCGTGAAGTCGATCGTATACGTACAATGGATATTTTATAAAAAGACGTTTTCTGTGGAAAAattattgtttcaaagacaaattgaGGAAGTACAAAACACTGCATTATACGTCATgtcacaaatatttgttttttaatcatcCTGATGAagaaactgatatttttttcagatacGTTTTCAAATATTCGCTTACAAATCTTTTTGATACGTTAGTTTCAGCTGTCCTTATAAGAAATCATAAAGATTCAAAGAACATCAAAAATAAAAGAGTTCAAATACAATTGTTAGCATGATGTATTCACTCTTGTTAGGCAATTTGTAATATTTGCTGTGACACCTCCCTTTTAATGTAGAAGTTTGTAgcaatcaaaataaatattaccATACAAGAAGTCATAATCAGTTGGACCAATGAATAAAGATAATGTCTTTTAATATTCCATCATTTAGATTACTCAATTTAGACAAACGAATGAGTTCAGCTTATATACGGTTTGTCAAcactttgtttattgttgaaggttgtatggtgacctatagtctttaaaaaaaaaaagagggacgaaagatactagaggaacagtcaacttcataaatcgaaaataaactgacaatgccatggctaaaaatgaaaacgacaaacagacaaacaatagttcacatgacacaacctagaaaactaaagaataagaaaCACGAACCTTACCAAAAACTAGGAGAGATATCAGTTGCTcccgaagggtaagcagatcctactccacacgtggcacccgtcgtgttgcttattttaaaaaataatccagTATAGTCGTTAAATTCTGTGTTATtgttgtctcttgtggagaatttctcattagcaatcataccacatcttctctttatgtatatatatatatatgaataatacaAGCAAACTTACCATCATTTAGAAAACTACCACACTTTGGGAACTTGTCCGGCACCGGTGGTTGATTATTTGGTGACTCCCTAATTATCATGCCCATACCATTGGTGTTATGTAGGTCAATATGGCAGTGAAAGAACCAAACACCAGGGTTGTCTGCCTTGAATCGTATGATAACATATCCACCAGAGGGTATAATAATCGTGTCTTTTTGAGGAGGATTGTTCCAGTTTAAATCGGGACGTCTTCCTTCTGTCCAATTTTCATTTCTCCATTTTGCGTCAGAGCAAAAGTTTTTACTATCAGGACAAATAATGTCGATGTTGTCCTGGGTACCATTTTGCATAAGTTGGCCGTCATTGTCATAAGTAGCGAACACCATTTTCATGACGTAAAACGAATGTCCATGCAAATGAACTGGATGTGACCAACCGGCACCTCCACCTATATTTGTCATAACAAACTGATAAACTAGATCTTTGTTTTCGATGTCAATGGTTACGGCATATGTGCACTCACATATCGTAGATGCGTTACATGCGTTACAATCGTAGTCAACCAGTTCCGGTTGCGCATATGCAGCTACTGTGGGTGGTAAAAACTGGTGTCCGTTTACCGATCCAGGGGTGTAGCCGTTCTCCCCTGGAAACGCAAAATTGAAAAACAGTTCGACAACTTTATCTGACTTGACCTCATCCGTGTTTGAATTTGGATCAATTGAACTTACGTCATTAAAAGTGACACACTTTATTTGTTGTGTGCTTGAAAACTGTGTAAACGGACAATTAAAAACTCGACATGTAGTACCAGAGCTATCACATGTATGCCGGACGGCCTTTGGTGGGTTAAGATTAATTTCTGCATTTTGATAATGAATTATAGCTTCGGCTGCATGGTATTCGTTTTCTGAATATACCTCTAACGTCTCGGCAACCAGTAAATATGTACCAGGGGGCTCGTCGGCATTTAACAAAAAATCAATTCTTTCACCTGGGTGAATAATAAATGATTCTACCTCCGTTTTACCTATTTCAAATCCGTCAGAAGCCACAATATAAATTGGTCTATGTCCCTCAACAAAAACGCGAAATGGATATAAGGTGGCGGCACTTATTACTCTAAATCGATAGTCCTTATTTTGCTCCACTTCAAAGCGTGTCAATGGAACTTCGTTGTGTTCTGTTGACGAACGATAAAAGCGTCCTCTTCCATTAATCAGACCGGAATGACATTTAAAACGACTATATCGTGCGCCAGACGGATCTTTAGTTTCATTAACATATTTACCTGAGCTGTCGAAAACACCCCAAATCATTTTTTGGTACAAAGCATCTTCATCGTCGTCATGATTCCAATCTTGTATAATAGCTACAAAAGACTCGTCTTTTTCTTGTTGCGACGATATTTTTTGTCCCGGTGTTGGTATTATTACCAGGGGACCATATAATCCCATCGTCCTCTGGTCCCCTATATGAGCATGATAAAAACTAGTTCCAAACGGCTTCGCGTTGAATTTATATGTATAGTTTTGGCCCGGTAAAATAGGACACTGTGTTACAAATGCAACACCATCTGACCAAGGGGTCTTCTTTTGATGCAGCCCATGCCAATGA includes:
- the LOC139503712 gene encoding uncharacterized protein, which encodes MNEQGQVMSFKCTYFAIVVLLTIQQAKLQTTDKEWFDRFLRTGEACKSNTCQLGDSTCECFLTIDHALTMRYRGEGQPAVLLKPDKGQAVRFDNGKPFERSREDTFILADGYKSRIVIVVNGKFPGPTITAREGQEVIVHVRNLMHTDSTTIHWHGLHQKKTPWSDGVAFVTQCPILPGQNYTYKFNAKPFGTSFYHAHIGDQRTMGLYGPLVIIPTPGQKISSQQEKDESFVAIIQDWNHDDDEDALYQKMIWGVFDSSGKYVNETKDPSGARYSRFKCHSGLINGRGRFYRSSTEHNEVPLTRFEVEQNKDYRFRVISAATLYPFRVFVEGHRPIYIVASDGFEIGKTEVESFIIHPGERIDFLLNADEPPGTYLLVAETLEVYSENEYHAAEAIIHYQNAEINLNPPKAVRHTCDSSGTTCRVFNCPFTQFSSTQQIKCVTFNDVSSIDPNSNTDEVKSDKVVELFFNFAFPGENGYTPGSVNGHQFLPPTVAAYAQPELVDYDCNACNASTICECTYAVTIDIENKDLVYQFVMTNIGGGAGWSHPVHLHGHSFYVMKMVFATYDNDGQLMQNGTQDNIDIICPDSKNFCSDAKWRNENWTEGRRPDLNWNNPPQKDTIIIPSGGYVIIRFKADNPGVWFFHCHIDLHNTNGMGMIIRESPNNQPPVPDKFPKCGSFLNDGKIREDDGGDDDGGASCFSATSTVFTESRGYITLNNLTIGEKVLSMNKNNELHFSEVIMFLHRGVHSQSVFLIVETESRHKLYISKKHLIYIADSPSNITLRPTLAESIRVGQYILGISSSKDASLKFSKVVRVDHVTRNGVFAPLTEDGKIIVDGVLASCYANIYSDDLAHFAFLPARSFYSLNKHLIYPMIGLNSTGFISEGIHWYADALLYLGKLLYGTQNLVLSI